In the Mauremys mutica isolate MM-2020 ecotype Southern chromosome 13, ASM2049712v1, whole genome shotgun sequence genome, one interval contains:
- the LOC123348044 gene encoding olfactory receptor 4N5-like: MEHGNLTWVTEFMLLGLSEAYKLQLFLFFLFLLFYIVILPGNVLIILTIRSDPCLGSPMYFLLANLAFLDICYCSVTPPKMLADFFSHHKTISYGGCMAQLFFIHFLGAAEIFLLIIMAYDRYVAICKPLHYASIVSRGVCCALVGAAWVGGFMHSIVQVALTIRLPFCGPNKLDNFFCDVPQVIKLACTDTYVVEMLMFSNSGLVTLVCFVLLLISFTILLVKLRIQSLCGKNKAASTCVTHIIVVFIMFVPALYIYARPFRSFPLDKVVSLFHTVVFPLLNPMIYTLRNKEIISAMKRLMIRYSHWGGK; this comes from the coding sequence ATGGAGCATGGGAACCTCACATGGGTGACAGAATTCATGCTGCTGGGACTATCCGAGGCCTACAAGCTCcagctcttcctcttcttcctcttcctgctcTTCTACATAGTCATCCTCCCAGGCAATGTCCTCATCATCCTCACCATCCGGAGTGACCCCTGCCTGGGCTCCCCCATGTACTTTCTGCTGGCCAACCTGGCCTTCCTGGACATTTGCTACTGCTCTGTTACTCCCCCAAAGATGCTGGCTGACTTCTTCTCCCACCACAAGACCATCTCCTACGGGGGCTGCATGGCCCAGCTCTTCTTCATCCACTTCCTGGGAGCAGCTGAGATCTTCTTGCTGATTATTATGGCCTATGATCGTTATGTGGCCATCTGTAAACCTTTGCACTATGCCAGCATTGTGAGCAGGGGGGTCTGCTGTGCCTTGGTGGGGGCTGCCTGGGTGGGGGGTTTCATGCACTCCATAGTCCAGGTGGCTTTGACCATCAGGTTGCCCTTCTGCGGCCCCAACAAGCTGGACAACTTCTTCTGCGATGTGCCTCAGGTGATCAAGCTGGCCTGCACCGACACCTACGTGGTGGAGATGCTGATGTTCTCCAACAGCGGCCTGGTCACCTTGGTGTGCTttgtcctcctcctcatctccttcacCATCCTGCTGGTCAAGCTCAGGATTCAGTCCCTCTGCGGGAAGAACAAAGCAGCCTCCACATGTGTCACTCACATCATCGTGGTCTTCATCATGTTTGTCCCCGCCCTCTACATCTATGCCCGCCCCTTCCGCAGCTTCCCCCTGGACAAGGTGGTGTCCCTGTTCCACACCGTGGTCTTCCCACTACTGAACCCCATGATCTACACACTCAGGAACAAGGAGATCATCAGTGCCATGAAGAGACTGATGATCAGATACAGCCATTGGGGTGGGAAGTAA